A region of the Ornithinimicrobium ciconiae genome:
TGTGCAGGTAGAAGACGTCGCCCGGGTAGGCCTCACGACCCGGCGGGCGGCGCAGCAGCAGCGACACGGCGCGGTAGGCTTCTGCCTGCTTGGACAGGTCGTCGAAGACGATGAGGACGTGCTTGCCCTGGTACATCCAGTGCTGGCCGATGGCCGAGCCGGTGTAGGGGGCGAGGTACTTGAAGCCGGCAGGGTCGGAGGCCGGGGCCGCGACGATGGTGGTGTAGTCCATCGCGCCGCCCTCCTCGAGGGTGCTGCGCACAGAGGCGATGGTCGAGCCCTTCTGACCGATCGCGACATAGATGCAGAGCACCTGCTTGTCCGGGTCACCGGACTCCCAGTTGGCCTTCTGGTTGAGGATGGTGTCGATCGCGACCGTAGTCTTGCCGGTCTGGCGGTCACCGATGATCAGCTGGCGCTGGCCGCGGCCGACCGGGATCATGGCGTCGATCGCCTTGATGCCGGTCTGCAGGGGCTCGTGCACCGACTTGCGGGCCATCACGCCGGGAGCCTGCAGCTCCAGGACGCGACGCTCCTCGGAGGCGATCTCACCCAGACCGTCGATCGGGTTGCCCAGCGGGTCCACGACGCGTCCGAGGTAGCCGTCACCGACCGGCACCGAGAGCACCTCCCCGGTCCGCTTGACCTCCTGACCCTCGTCGATGCCGGCGAACTCGCCCAGCACCACGACACCGATGTTGTGGACATCGAGGTTCAGCGCCAGGCCGAGCGTGCCGTCCTCGAACTCGAGCAGCTCGTTGGTCATGGCGGAGGGCAGGCCCTCCACGTGTGCGATGCCGTCGCCGGCGTCGCTCACACGACCGATCTCCTCGGTGGAGGCGGCAGTGGGCTGGTAGGACTGGACGAAAGTGTCCAGCGCGTCCCGGATCTCGTCCGGACGGATCGTCAGCTCCGTCATCATCTTCTCCTCGTATGCGGCCCGGTCCGGGCCCGTGCGGTGGGGTCTGCGGTGGTCTGTTGGTGGATTAGCTGGTCATCCTGCGGCGCACCTCATCGAGGCGGCTCAGGATCGTGCCGTCGATGACCTCGTCACCGATGTCGACACGGATGCCACCGACCACCTGTGGGTCGACGACTACGTTGGTGCGGATCGCGCGGCCGTAGTGCGAGCCGAGCGCTGCCGTGAGCCGCCCGATCTGCTGCTCGGACAGCGGGGTGGCGGTCGTCACCGTCGCGGTGAGCTGCTCCTGCCTCCGCGCCGCGATGGCCAGGTAGCCATCGAGAGCGTGGTCGAAGCGGGTGCTGCGGTGGGTGGCTGCCAGCTCGGCCAGGCGCACCGTCTCCGGGGCGCTGCGCTCCGCCAGCAGAGTGCGCACAACCTTGGTCTTGGCCGCCGCCGGTGCCTGGCGGTTGGTGAGCGCAGAGCGCAGCTCCGCGCTGCCGTCCACGATGCGCCCAAAGCGGAAGAGCTCGTCCTCCACCTGTGACAGTCGACCCTCCGACTCGGCCTGAGCCAGGATCGCCTCGACACCGAAGGACTCCAGGGTGGCCGTGAGGTCACCCTCGTCCGCCCAGCGCCGGGAGGCGACGGTCGAGGCGACATGCATGGCCTCGTCGCTGACCCGGCCAGCGAACAGCCTGGTGACCAGGTCGGCCTTCGGCTGAGCCTCACGGGAGGGGTCGGCCAGCGAGCGTCGCAGCACGGCGTTGCCGGACACGACACCTGCGACCTGGAGCAGCTCCTCGCCCAGGCGGCCACGGTCGGTGTCCTGACCAAGAGCCTGCGAGAGGACCTCGCGGGACTCGGCGAGGGCCGATCGGGACGCGCCCTGCATCAGGACCCCTGCCCCTCAGTGCCGGCCTCGGAGCCCGCGACCGGCGATCCCACGACCTCGGGACGGATGTTGCCCGCCTCGAGCTCGGCCAGGAACCGGTCGACGATGCCGCTCTGCCGGGCCTCGTCCTCCAGCGACTCCCCGACGATCCGACCAGCCAGGTCGGTCGAGAGCCGGCCGACGTCACCGCGGAGGGAGACCATCGCCTGCTGGCGCTCGGCCTCAATCTGCTTGGTCGCGGTCTCGGTGATGCGGTTCGCCTCGGTCTGGGCCTGCTCGCGCAGCTCCGCGATGATCGTGGCGCCCTGCTGCTTGGCGTCCTCACGGATGCGAGCAGCCTCGTCACGAGCCTCGGCCAGCTGGGCCTTGTACTCACGGAGGGCGGCCTCGGCCTCCTCCTGTGCCTTCTCGGCCTGCTGCATGCCACCCTCGATCGCAGCGGTGCGATCCGCATACGCCTTCTCCAGGTTGGGCACGACAAACTTCGCAACGACCCAATACAGGATGCCGAAGGCGACCAGACCGAAGATGAGCTCGGGCAGGTAGGGCAGGATCGGCAGGGCCGTGGCCTCGGGGTCGTCGGACCCGGCGGCCGCGACCGCCGGAACGGCAGTCAGGGTGCTAGCGGTCAGCTGCACGATGGTCTCCTCTGGGACGGAGTCACCTCAACGAGGCAACGCCAAGATCGGTCTGGTGGATGCGGGAGGAACCAGCGTCAAAGCCGGATGAAGAAGAGCACCAGGGCGAAGATCGCGAGCGCCTCAGCGAGCGCGAAGCCCAGGATGGCGATCGGCTGGAGGATCTTCTGGGCCTCCGGCTGGCGGGCCACGCCGTTGATGTAGGCCGCGAAGATCAGACCCACGCCGATGGCCGGGCCGATGGCAGCAAGGCCGTAGCCGAGCAGAGTGATGTCACCAGTCACGTCATTCTCTTTCTGTGTGTTGTCCCGCGCGGCTGGCAGCCGCCCGGTGGCAAAGGGCTATTCAGTTGTTGGTCAGTGCTCGTCGACCAGGGCGCCACCGATGTAGGAGGCGGCCAGGAGGACGAAGACGTAAGCCTGCAGGAACTGCACCAGGGCCTCGAAGACAGTCATCGCGAAGGCCATGATCCAGGCCGGG
Encoded here:
- a CDS encoding F0F1 ATP synthase subunit delta, with amino-acid sequence MQGASRSALAESREVLSQALGQDTDRGRLGEELLQVAGVVSGNAVLRRSLADPSREAQPKADLVTRLFAGRVSDEAMHVASTVASRRWADEGDLTATLESFGVEAILAQAESEGRLSQVEDELFRFGRIVDGSAELRSALTNRQAPAAAKTKVVRTLLAERSAPETVRLAELAATHRSTRFDHALDGYLAIAARRQEQLTATVTTATPLSEQQIGRLTAALGSHYGRAIRTNVVVDPQVVGGIRVDIGDEVIDGTILSRLDEVRRRMTS
- a CDS encoding F0F1 ATP synthase subunit B; translation: MQLTASTLTAVPAVAAAGSDDPEATALPILPYLPELIFGLVAFGILYWVVAKFVVPNLEKAYADRTAAIEGGMQQAEKAQEEAEAALREYKAQLAEARDEAARIREDAKQQGATIIAELREQAQTEANRITETATKQIEAERQQAMVSLRGDVGRLSTDLAGRIVGESLEDEARQSGIVDRFLAELEAGNIRPEVVGSPVAGSEAGTEGQGS
- the atpA gene encoding F0F1 ATP synthase subunit alpha, yielding MTELTIRPDEIRDALDTFVQSYQPTAASTEEIGRVSDAGDGIAHVEGLPSAMTNELLEFEDGTLGLALNLDVHNIGVVVLGEFAGIDEGQEVKRTGEVLSVPVGDGYLGRVVDPLGNPIDGLGEIASEERRVLELQAPGVMARKSVHEPLQTGIKAIDAMIPVGRGQRQLIIGDRQTGKTTVAIDTILNQKANWESGDPDKQVLCIYVAIGQKGSTIASVRSTLEEGGAMDYTTIVAAPASDPAGFKYLAPYTGSAIGQHWMYQGKHVLIVFDDLSKQAEAYRAVSLLLRRPPGREAYPGDVFYLHSRLLERCAKLSDELGAGSMTGLPIIETKAGDVSAYIPTNVISITDGQIYLQADLFNSDVRPAIDVGVSVSRVGGAAQVKAMKSVSGRLKVDLAQFREMEAFAMFASDLDAASRAQLERGARMVELLKQPQSSPIAMEEQVAIIWAGTTGELDSVAVADVRRFESEFIDYLRRENGDLLAGIRETGKLGDDTEASLNESMKAFKEQFVASGEGGIQPGSAEDDDNRDALEVEDVNQEQIKRQKR
- the atpE gene encoding ATP synthase F0 subunit C, which codes for MTGDITLLGYGLAAIGPAIGVGLIFAAYINGVARQPEAQKILQPIAILGFALAEALAIFALVLFFIRL